The Sphingobacteriales bacterium nucleotide sequence GTACAACTATTATTCCTAGTTGTATTGCAGCAAAGTCTACAATATTCCATTCAACTCTATTTTCAGAAATAATTGCAATTTTATCATCTTTCTGTAGTCCTTCTTCTATTAGAATTTGGCTAACTTTATTGGCTAATTGCTGTATTTCATTATAGCTGTAATGTCTCCAATTATTTATACCATTTATATATTCCTTATTAGAAATAAAAAAATGGTCTGGATTCTTTTCAACTTGTATAGTTAAAAGTTCATGTAGCTTTCTTGTATTCATCTTATTTTATTTAATAAGTTTACTAATGGCTTTAAATTCATCTGTTCCTGCTTCATTTAATAGCATAAACAAAATCATTTCTGTTGATGTAATGTAAACGCCAGATTGCAACATTCGTTTTATTGCTAATACCTTATTTTCATTAGTTCTAGATGAGATTGCATCAGCAACTACGTGTACAGTAAAACCCATTTCAATAGCTTCTATACAAGAATTTAATACACAAATATGTGCCTCAATTCCACAAATAATTAAATCTTTTATTTTATTCTTCTTAAGTATTTCTAGAAGATTTTTATTCTGCATACAGCTAAATGTATTTTTTTCTACAATAGGGAAGTAGGACGAAAAATATAAATCGTTACATGTTCTACCAAGACCTTTTGGATATTGCTCTGTAATTATTGTTGTTAGAGAAAGTATCTCAGAACTCATTAATAATAAATTTGCATTCTTTAAAACTTCTGAAACATTTTGTACAATAGGAACTAACTTTTCCTGAAAATCTATCACAATAAGTGCTGTATGTTCTTTCTTTGGAATTCCAATCTTATTCATAATTCTATTTTTTTTACATTGATAATGATCCTTTTCTAAAATCTGTTCTGCCTATTATTGCATTAATAATATATGGTATTCCTTGATTACTCATTTGTAATGCTTCATCAACTGATTGACTAAATTCATTTATATTTTCTACTTTTTTTCCAGCAGCACCAAATGATTTCCCTATCATTTCATAGTTCGAATGCGCTAGTCCAATAGCACAGTCACTTTTAAGAAAATCTACCTGATCTCGTGCAATTTGCGACCAACAAGCATCATTACCAATTACTGAAATCACTGGCAAATTATGTCTTACAAATGTATCATACTCCATTAAGCTATAGCCAGCACTACCATCACCATAGATAATCCATATATCTTTTTCTGGAAAAACTAATTTTGCACCCAGTGCAAAACCAGCACCAACTCCAAGTGTGCCAAATACACCTGGATCTAACCAAGACAAAGGTGCTCTGGGCTTCAATGTATATGCAGATGTTGCTACAAAATCACCACCATCAGCAATTAAAATCGTATTGTCATTCAGTTTTGAATCTAATACTTTAAAAAGTTTCAAAGAATTTATTCCATTAACTTCTTCCATAGATTGCTGCTCAATATTCTCTTCTCTATCTACATCTCTATTTTTCAACTCACTAATCCATGTTGAATACTTTCCACTATAATTAGAAGCTAAATCTATTAGAAATTCTTGTGGATCAGCCAAAATACCAATTGTTGGTTTTTTATTTTTATATAAATCTTCTTTACTTCTATTGATAGAAATAAATGCTCTATTTCCAATATGATTGCCATAGTCTAATCTAAAATCATTGGGTACACCTGCTAGAATAATTAAATCTGAGTTTTTAATAGCTTCTTTTCTTTTATGTCGCATTTGGAGAAAATTATCTTTACCTAATAATCCTCTTGCCATTCCACTCAAATACACAGGAATACCAAGATTTTTAACAGCATCAGCAAGTTCTGATACTTTTTTTGGTTGTATCACAGCACCACTTCCTATTATCAATAGTGGTTTTTGGGCTGATTCAATTTTCTTTAATGCATTGTTGATATCACTAGCTTGATGCAGACTGATTTTATTTTTTTCAATCGTATTATTAAAATTTATATCATCCTTACCTTCAAAAATTTTCTTTGCATGTCTATTAATGTACCATTGAATAACACGTTCTTCTAAATTGCGTGGTGGTACTTCTTTACTTTTTGCACCATACCATTCTCTTACCAATTCTTCAGGATATAAAGTATCAATAGGACATTCAACAAAAACAGGACCAGGTACACCTTCTTGTGCAATTCTAAATGCTTTTTCTAAAACAGGTACAATATCTTTTACTTTTGAAATACTTACTGCCCATTTTACATTTGGTTTCATTAAGCTCATTTGGTCAATATCTTGCAATGAACCTCTTCCTTTTAAAATTGTTGCAGCAGCACCACCTAGTAGTATTAATGGAGATTGTGCCAACATTGCATTTTTTACAGCTGTAATTGTATTCGTTAATCCAGGACCAGCTGTAACTGCAGCTACACCAGGTACTCCTGATAATCTAGAAACTGCATCAGCAGCAAATACAGCATTTGCTTCATGTCTAGTATCTATTACTCTTATTCCAATTTTTTCGGCACCTACAAAAATTGGTGATATATGACCACCACATAACGTAAACAAAAATTTTACACCTTGTTTTTGTAATACCTTTGCTATAATTTCTCCACCATTCATAATTTTGAACATTTTTTTGTTATAAATAATGTACAAGTTAATTAATAAAATAATTTAGGACAAATTTATCTTAAATTATTTTCACATACCTTAGAAAATATTATCTTGGTAAAAAGAAAAATGAATAATTTATAAGTAACCACATCCAAACAAGAAAGAAAACAATAAATAACCATTGTAAACTTGATTTCCAAACCAACATCATGACAATAGAGAAATAGTATTAGAAAAATATTATTAAGCGTAAAGAAAATTTTGCTGTTTGAAGTTCTGCTTAGAAGAAGCAGAACAAGTTTTAAAACTTTTAGCGAAGACGAATATTTTTAGCGTCATTTTTCGTAAGCCTTGATTTTTCTTTGTTACTTTCTTTGTATCAAGACAAAGAAAGTAAATACACAAACTTATAAAGAAACCACAAAACACATATCCATTAATATAAATTAACAATAATAGAATGTAATATTTAGATATTTTAACAAACAACTATTAAATATCTATATTAATTTAGTTCTAATTAAAAAAATAATCATGAACAACTTTATTGTAAATCAAATCCCAGCGGCTACACTGCAAGCCATTAAACAAGCAGTAGCCAATCAAATTGCAGCTGCCAACCAATATAAAGTTGGACTCTCAGACGCAGAAAAAAGTGGTTTGCGTACCATGGCATTTGGCAGAGAAGGCTTTGCACGTACTGTAAACAAAATTGCACAAACACATGTAAACAGTTTAGCCAGAGAACTAAACCCAACTGATTTAGATGCTAAACTAAACTACGATGCAGCTTTGGAAGACATTCGCCAGCAAACCATGGCACTCTTAGAGCTAATTACAGAAACCCAATTAGCCAACAGTGCAGACATCATGAGTTTGGTAGACAAGATGGTTGCCAATTTGCAAACCAGCCGTACAGGCAATGCCTCTTTAGACTTGGCAATGAACGAAGTAGATGAGTGGAACAAACGCTTTGCACATAAAACCAACAATACACCACCAGTTTCTTAATATCGTATTGATAATCATTATGATATTAAATTAAAATAGAAGCTATGTTAGAAAAAGGGTAGGAGTTCCTAATAAAAAGACAGGAACTCCTACTTATTTTATAGGAATACCTACATAATAGATAGGAACACCTACCAAACCTATACGAACACCTGTAAAAATGACAGCTTCTCCTATCTATAACGTAGGAGCTCCTACCAAAAACATAGGAAGACCTACTAAATACATAGGAGAGTCTGCAAAAATGACAGATTCTCCTATAGAAAAACTAAGATAACATACCTATAAGCAAGGAGCACCTACACTTGGGCAAAGCAACCCTGTCAGTTTTGCAGAGTTGCCTATAGTTTAGCAAGGCGAGGCTACAATTTTATACAATAGTATTGAACCCTTTTAAAATACGCAAAAACATATTTAACATACAATATTGATAATAAGAAGCTTATAAATAAAAAATATTTTTAACCAAAAAATATACGCAATTAGGATTATTATGTATATTTATATTAGATTTGAAAAATTACAAACTTCATTTACAGTTCGTAACTTCGCAAATCCGCCGCACGTTATCGGCAACCTTATAAACACGACCCAATTACACAATTAGATATTAGTAATTATGAGCGACACTTTAGATAATGACTCTACAAAAAAACAACTAGGATTTGAATATCAAAAGTTAGTTGCATTGGAATATTGTTTAAACGCTAAAAGCGGAGAACATGTCTACATTGAATGTTTGGGAGATGTCCAATACGGAAGTGAATCTATTGAAGTTAAGCATCATGAAGGAGATTCGAACCTTACCAGCAACTCTAGGGATGTTTGGAAAACAATAAAAAATCTTGTCATTGAATATGACAAATTAAAGTCGAATGATAGATTTATTCTTCACACTACTCAACATGTGCCGAGTGATAGTATTTTTCACAACTGGAATCAACTCACAAAAGCTATAAAGTATAATGAACTCTATGATCACCCTATTTCAGCTACTTCTAAACCATTTAAAGATGAAATTTTCGACACTAAAAATATATCCAAGCCAAAGTTGTTGGAAATTTTAGATAAATTCATTATTAATAGTGGTGAGCCTAAAGTTGATGAAAAATTAGCTCAGTTAAAAGAACATCCAACTTTTAAAATTATTCCTGAGAATTTAAGAAGTCCCGCTATTGGAGTTCTGCATCAGTGGATTATTGAAAGGGCTATAGACAATGCCGATAAATGGGAAATTAATATTACCGATTTCAATTCAGATTTGCGATTCAGTCTATCAAAGTTTACCAAAGATTATATTCCCTTTCCATCCATTAAAGAACCTGAACGAGATGATGCAAATTTGACTAAAGGTTATAAATTTATTGAAAAGTTAAATGCTATTTCCTTGAAACAAGATGTATTGCATCAAGCATTTCAAGATTATGTAAGATCGGAAGAAGCTTATAAAGAGATTTTAAAAATAAACCCAGCATTAGAAGAGAAATTAAGCTCTTATGAAAAGGAGCTAGAAACTGATATTACTATGGAAAAAAGTGCTACTTCATATAGTTTATCAAAAGCTTCATTTTCCGATAATTCTCATATTTCAAAATCAAGAGATGTATATTTTAGATGTATTTTGAAACAGCATAATCAAATTGCTGGTATTAGAGATACAGAGAAATTTTTCCGTGATGGTAGAATTCAAAATATTAACGAAACCACTGATTTTGAATGGTTATATAAAGAAACAGACATATGAATATAGCTCGAACTGAAAAGATTCTTTTAATCCGCTATTTACATCAAAATTATTGCTGATGGCATTGGCTGGCGCAAAAAATAATCAGTTGAAAATGGAACTAATTTATTACATTCTTCCACTGATTTATAACGATAGAATAAAGGATAAACTTGTGAGAAGTAATGCAAATAGTACATTTAATACATTTCTAAATTCTGAAGTTAAAATGGAACTAATCGTTATCGAAACTCTGTTAGCAAATTATAGAATAAAGACCAAAGAAGCTTTGATTACATTATCAAATATATATAATGTTGAAATTTCAGATTATGTAATTCTAAAGGAGGAACGGAAAATAACTTATTCAGAAGAGAAAAATCCTATACTAAAAGATTATTGTAAAGCAGCATTTAATTTAGGATCAATTCTATCAAAAGAAGATTACAAAACTATATTTCTAAATTTATAAAATTATGCAAGCATCAATATCAAATATATTTCTTTTTAATAACAATGAAGAATCACGAACACTAAAATTTGATGACGGACTTAATATAATATCAGGTGATTCTAAAACTGGCAAAAGTGCAATAATAGAAATTATTGATTATTGTTTATTTGCTAGTAGATCCACAATACCAGAGGGTATTATTACAAAATGGACGGAGCTATTTTGCATTATATTTAAAGTAAAAGATAAATATTTGATTATAGGTAGAAGAAAAAAAAGCAATCAAATGTATTTCAGTGTTGAAATCAATTCGGAATTCCTTATCAACTTTTCTAAAGAATATTTCAGTGATAAGAAACTGATTGATTTAGATGGAGCTAAAAGAGAATTTGAAAAACACATAGGTATTTCTGTTTTAGATAAAAGGACTGATGAAGAAGAGGATAAAAGAAAATCAGGAGGAAAGGTGACAATGCGAAGTTTTGTAACATTCTTATTTCAACATCAAAATCTGATTGCTAACAAACATAGCCTTTTTTATAGGTTTGATGATCCTTACAAAAGGAAATATACTATTGATGATTATCCTGTTCTGATGGGATGGGGAAATGCTGAATTTTTTGATTTACAGAGAAGTTTAGAAAGTAAGCAAAAAGAATTAAGTCAAAAGAAAAAGCTTGATGAGAAGTTAAAAATTAGTAATGAACAATTAAGAGATGATCTTAATAGAGTTTTATCATTTTACTATACTTTTTTAGGCAAAGAGTTATCTGATGATATTACTCTATCTGATCTTGAAAAACTTGTCATAGATTTACCTAACTCTAATGCTAATTCAGTTGGTGATCAAAACCTTAATGAAGAACTTAGGAAAATAGATAACTTAATATTTGAGAAAAAGAAAGAATTAGATACAGTCCAAAATTTATTATCTACAATTAAATCTAATAATGACATATCTAAAAATTATTCTGAGAATGTTAATCGATTAAAATCATTAGCATCAATCGAGACAAATTTTAGTGAAATTCATTGCCCACTTTGTGATCAAGAAGTTAAAGCGATAAAAGAAAAAATTGC carries:
- a CDS encoding hydrolase, which produces MNKIGIPKKEHTALIVIDFQEKLVPIVQNVSEVLKNANLLLMSSEILSLTTIITEQYPKGLGRTCNDLYFSSYFPIVEKNTFSCMQNKNLLEILKKNKIKDLIICGIEAHICVLNSCIEAIEMGFTVHVVADAISSRTNENKVLAIKRMLQSGVYITSTEMILFMLLNEAGTDEFKAISKLIK
- a CDS encoding thiamine pyrophosphate-binding protein, with protein sequence MNGGEIIAKVLQKQGVKFLFTLCGGHISPIFVGAEKIGIRVIDTRHEANAVFAADAVSRLSGVPGVAAVTAGPGLTNTITAVKNAMLAQSPLILLGGAAATILKGRGSLQDIDQMSLMKPNVKWAVSISKVKDIVPVLEKAFRIAQEGVPGPVFVECPIDTLYPEELVREWYGAKSKEVPPRNLEERVIQWYINRHAKKIFEGKDDINFNNTIEKNKISLHQASDINNALKKIESAQKPLLIIGSGAVIQPKKVSELADAVKNLGIPVYLSGMARGLLGKDNFLQMRHKRKEAIKNSDLIILAGVPNDFRLDYGNHIGNRAFISINRSKEDLYKNKKPTIGILADPQEFLIDLASNYSGKYSTWISELKNRDVDREENIEQQSMEEVNGINSLKLFKVLDSKLNDNTILIADGGDFVATSAYTLKPRAPLSWLDPGVFGTLGVGAGFALGAKLVFPEKDIWIIYGDGSAGYSLMEYDTFVRHNLPVISVIGNDACWSQIARDQVDFLKSDCAIGLAHSNYEMIGKSFGAAGKKVENINEFSQSVDEALQMSNQGIPYIINAIIGRTDFRKGSLSM
- a CDS encoding DUF3732 domain-containing protein, encoding MQASISNIFLFNNNEESRTLKFDDGLNIISGDSKTGKSAIIEIIDYCLFASRSTIPEGIITKWTELFCIIFKVKDKYLIIGRRKKSNQMYFSVEINSEFLINFSKEYFSDKKLIDLDGAKREFEKHIGISVLDKRTDEEEDKRKSGGKVTMRSFVTFLFQHQNLIANKHSLFYRFDDPYKRKYTIDDYPVLMGWGNAEFFDLQRSLESKQKELSQKKKLDEKLKISNEQLRDDLNRVLSFYYTFLGKELSDDITLSDLEKLVIDLPNSNANSVGDQNLNEELRKIDNLIFEKKKELDTVQNLLSTIKSNNDISKNYSENVNRLKSLASIETNFSEIHCPLCDQEVKAIKEKIAVIKESNEILEDEFEKIGTYLNDTSTQNASLRKERDNLKKELKELSIKAENLNKQIISEFNTKNEYEKGLLLKGRTEANAQNLIERNKLMSSSKSDYSELEAEIEVLKDKLSGFNLKEELQKAQIILSDKMSSICELLDFEEEFKPGKILFDLEKFSLKYNVKDKENILLSEMGSGSNWLAIHLSTFIGFLYLHSITPTSKIPSILVLDQPSQVYFPKVYKQLDEEVENEQKKVDDNILQVKNIFKVISDEIANIDNECGYKPQVIVLEHADEDEFSQFIKYRWSKDGRKLI